A region from the Coleofasciculus sp. FACHB-T130 genome encodes:
- a CDS encoding adenylate/guanylate cyclase domain-containing protein — protein sequence MEISIARPNILVVDDNPANLKLLFHILSEKSYKVRVAPSGQLALNACNSNPPDLILLDINMPEMNGYEVCQRLKASQKTRDIPVIFISALDDTNNKVNAFTVGGIDYITKPFKRLEVLARIENQLRIRELKMQLIEQNKLLQEHLDSRRKAEVELRLLLATTQAISRKNNVPSVLQAVLRLVGITIQWDYGEAWLPTEDNNILECSQNWYSSHASFWDFKKQNRTVALASNLGLPGKIFVSKKPEWVEKILNSGDLPILGEEIGNASLASAFGVPIILNERVLAILVFYKKGSVPINLHTINLVTAVATQLSPLIYHKQTEEILRITQERYHSIVENAVEGIYQTTPCGRYLSANLALAKIYGYESPEELINSSQNVEEQLYVNSNRRREFIEEMNSNHAVRGFESQVYRRDGTIIWISENARSVCDSKEKLLYYEGTVSDITERKLAQKQTEKLLLNILPKPIAERLQQKQQVIADSFSDVSVLFADLVGFTNFASTKTPTELVEILNQIFIEFDLLSNRHGLEKIKTIGDAYMVVGGLPIPKADHASSIAKIALDMQSFIARFNTQINEKFSLRIGINIGPVVAGVIGLTKFSYDLWGDTVNVASRMESSGIPGQTQVTAAVYERLKEQFLFQERGTISIKGKGEMMTYLLIGQK from the coding sequence ATGGAAATATCTATCGCTAGACCTAATATCCTAGTAGTTGATGATAATCCTGCAAATTTAAAACTTCTCTTCCACATCTTATCTGAAAAGTCTTACAAAGTGCGAGTTGCACCTAGCGGTCAACTCGCACTCAACGCTTGCAATTCAAATCCTCCTGATTTGATTTTGCTTGATATCAATATGCCAGAAATGAATGGATATGAAGTTTGTCAACGTCTAAAAGCTTCTCAGAAAACTCGCGACATTCCAGTTATTTTCATTAGTGCTTTAGATGATACGAATAACAAAGTAAACGCCTTTACAGTTGGTGGTATTGACTATATCACAAAACCTTTTAAACGTTTAGAAGTATTAGCCAGAATCGAGAATCAGCTACGCATTCGAGAGCTAAAAATGCAACTAATAGAGCAAAATAAGTTATTGCAAGAACACCTAGATTCACGGCGAAAAGCAGAAGTTGAACTTCGTCTTTTACTCGCAACAACTCAAGCGATTAGTCGCAAAAATAATGTTCCTTCCGTGTTACAAGCTGTACTGCGCTTAGTTGGGATAACAATTCAATGGGATTATGGTGAAGCTTGGTTGCCCACCGAAGATAATAATATTTTAGAATGCAGTCAGAATTGGTATTCTAGCCACGCTAGTTTCTGGGATTTCAAAAAACAAAATAGAACAGTTGCCTTGGCTTCTAATCTAGGCTTACCAGGTAAAATATTTGTTTCTAAAAAACCAGAATGGGTAGAAAAGATTCTAAATTCCGGAGATTTGCCGATTTTAGGCGAGGAAATAGGAAATGCTAGTTTAGCATCTGCTTTTGGAGTTCCCATTATACTAAACGAACGAGTATTAGCTATTCTGGTTTTCTATAAAAAAGGTTCGGTTCCGATTAATTTACATACCATTAATTTAGTAACCGCCGTAGCTACACAATTAAGTCCTTTAATCTATCACAAGCAAACTGAAGAAATTCTCAGAATTACTCAAGAACGCTATCACAGTATTGTTGAAAATGCAGTAGAAGGAATTTATCAAACAACACCTTGCGGGCGTTATTTGAGCGCTAACTTAGCACTGGCGAAAATTTATGGGTATGAATCTCCAGAAGAATTAATAAACAGTAGTCAAAATGTTGAAGAACAACTTTATGTTAACTCGAATCGACGGCGTGAATTTATAGAAGAAATGAATTCTAATCATGCTGTCAGGGGATTTGAGTCTCAAGTTTACCGCCGAGATGGGACAATTATTTGGATTTCTGAAAACGCGCGTTCAGTCTGTGATTCAAAAGAAAAACTTCTCTATTACGAGGGAACGGTTTCTGATATCACAGAGCGAAAATTGGCTCAAAAACAAACAGAAAAACTTTTATTAAATATATTACCTAAACCAATTGCTGAGCGGTTACAACAAAAGCAGCAAGTTATTGCCGATAGTTTTTCTGATGTTAGTGTTTTATTTGCTGATTTAGTAGGGTTTACTAACTTTGCATCTACAAAGACTCCAACTGAACTCGTAGAAATTCTCAATCAAATTTTTATTGAATTTGATTTGTTGTCTAATCGACATGGATTAGAAAAGATAAAAACAATTGGAGATGCATATATGGTAGTAGGAGGACTACCAATACCAAAAGCGGATCATGCTTCATCAATTGCCAAAATAGCGCTAGATATGCAAAGTTTTATTGCTAGATTCAATACCCAAATTAATGAAAAGTTCAGTCTTCGTATAGGAATTAATATTGGACCTGTAGTTGCTGGAGTAATTGGTTTAACAAAATTCAGCTATGACTTATGGGGAGATACCGTGAATGTGGCTTCCCGGATGGAGTCAAGTGGGATTCCTGGTCAAACTCAGGTAACGGCTGCCGTTTACGAACGCTTAAAAGAACAGTTCCTTTTCCAAGAACGAGGGACTATTTCAATAAAAGGGAAGGGGGAGATGATGACTTATCTGTTGATTGGTCAAAAATAA
- a CDS encoding diguanylate cyclase: MDQGQDLKLKEKILVVDDTPANVSLLTKILSNHGYKVRVALSGKLALQSVQASPADLILLDIKMPDMDGYEVCRQLKASEQTCSIPVIFISALDATFDKVNAFTLGAVDYVTKPIEPIEVLVRIEHQLRLRRFQLQMQTQNTQLQLLLTTTQAISSAADVEEALEVILINLCQNLGWDIGEVWMPSSKGTVLEYCRCWYQDIRFDEFRRQSEAFRFSLGEGLPGRVWLSQQVEWIADITQENSTLFLRSQIAKQAGLKGVLGIPIAFDHQVLAVLIFFHEQEITPDERSLQLVNAVATQLGSMIQRKKAEEVLRQQAARERLIAEVTQQIRQSLNLDEILDATVNSIRQCLLSDRVAIYQFAANNNGTFVAESVGKNYPHMLGQTVNPSWIQEGFSTFFQGFPIVLDNIEKFNFTGDGIEFFQRYQVKAVVAMPVLKEERLWGLLIAHQCAAPRDWQPFEVDLLSQLANQVAIAIHQSQLYQYVQSANRELRQLANLDGLTQIANRRRFDECLNTDWKRLRREQAPLSLILLDVDFFKRYNDAYGHLAGDDCLRQVAGAIKSVVRRPADLVARYGGEEFAVILPNTDIEGAVFVAEAIRQAVSNLALPHSQSKVCGYVTVSLGVASSVPNLELLPQHIINAADAALYAAKKEGRDRVARV; encoded by the coding sequence ATGGATCAGGGTCAAGATTTAAAATTAAAAGAGAAAATACTGGTAGTAGACGATACTCCAGCAAATGTTAGTTTGTTAACTAAAATTTTGTCAAATCATGGATATAAAGTGCGTGTTGCTCTGAGTGGTAAGCTAGCGCTGCAATCAGTTCAGGCAAGCCCTGCCGATTTGATTTTGCTCGATATCAAAATGCCGGATATGGATGGGTATGAAGTTTGCCGACAGTTGAAAGCCTCAGAGCAAACCTGTAGTATCCCAGTTATTTTCATCAGTGCTTTAGATGCAACCTTTGATAAGGTGAATGCTTTTACATTAGGGGCAGTAGATTACGTCACCAAACCGATTGAGCCGATTGAGGTTTTAGTACGAATTGAACATCAATTACGGCTGCGTCGGTTTCAGTTACAGATGCAAACTCAGAATACACAATTACAACTTTTACTGACTACAACTCAAGCAATTAGTTCTGCTGCTGATGTAGAAGAAGCATTAGAAGTCATTTTAATCAATCTTTGTCAAAATCTCGGTTGGGATATTGGGGAAGTATGGATGCCTTCCTCGAAGGGGACTGTACTTGAATATTGTCGATGTTGGTACCAGGATATCCGTTTTGATGAATTTCGACGCCAGAGTGAGGCGTTTCGTTTTTCTCTTGGGGAGGGATTGCCAGGACGAGTGTGGCTGTCCCAACAAGTGGAATGGATCGCAGACATAACGCAGGAGAACTCGACCCTTTTTTTGCGGAGTCAAATTGCCAAGCAAGCGGGACTTAAAGGAGTCTTAGGAATTCCAATCGCCTTCGACCATCAAGTGTTGGCAGTTTTGATATTTTTTCATGAGCAGGAAATCACGCCGGATGAGCGATCGCTCCAACTCGTCAATGCAGTCGCGACCCAATTAGGCTCAATGATTCAGCGCAAGAAAGCAGAGGAAGTGTTGCGACAACAAGCAGCACGGGAACGGCTAATTGCTGAAGTTACTCAACAAATTCGCCAATCGCTGAATTTAGACGAGATTCTGGATGCGACAGTCAACAGCATTCGACAGTGTTTGCTTTCGGATCGGGTAGCTATCTACCAGTTCGCCGCTAACAATAACGGCACCTTTGTAGCAGAATCAGTTGGTAAAAACTACCCTCACATGTTAGGACAGACTGTGAATCCATCCTGGATTCAAGAAGGTTTTAGCACTTTTTTTCAGGGATTCCCAATCGTTTTGGACAATATTGAAAAGTTTAATTTTACAGGTGATGGGATTGAGTTTTTCCAACGCTATCAGGTCAAAGCTGTTGTAGCAATGCCGGTTTTGAAAGAAGAACGTCTGTGGGGGTTACTGATTGCTCACCAGTGTGCTGCTCCTCGTGACTGGCAGCCATTTGAAGTGGATTTGTTGTCTCAGTTGGCAAATCAGGTAGCGATCGCAATTCATCAATCCCAACTCTACCAATATGTGCAGTCTGCCAATCGGGAACTCCGGCAACTCGCTAACCTAGACGGCTTAACTCAGATTGCGAATCGTCGCCGATTTGATGAGTGTCTGAATACTGACTGGAAGCGACTAAGACGGGAACAAGCACCGCTGTCTTTGATTTTGTTAGATGTGGATTTTTTCAAACGCTACAACGATGCTTACGGTCATCTGGCAGGGGATGATTGTTTGCGGCAGGTGGCTGGTGCGATTAAAAGTGTTGTCCGTCGTCCAGCGGATTTAGTGGCGCGATATGGTGGAGAAGAATTTGCCGTAATTCTTCCCAATACTGATATTGAAGGAGCGGTTTTCGTAGCAGAGGCGATTCGACAGGCAGTCAGTAACTTGGCGCTTCCCCACAGTCAGTCTAAAGTGTGCGGCTATGTAACCGTCAGTTTAGGCGTGGCGAGTAGTGTACCCAATTTAGAACTGTTGCCGCAACATATAATTAATGCGGCTGATGCGGCACTTTATGCAGCCAAAAAAGAGGGGCGCGATCGCGTAGCGCGAGTGTAA
- a CDS encoding GH3 auxin-responsive promoter family protein translates to MRPIVKLFGQLLSPYAKGFLQALENPERTQQSVQEEIVDNLAKSEYGKFLGIRSVADWHRIPIVNYDDLKEWIERQKTTQQPILTPESILFYEKTSGSSGSAKSIPYTKSLRATFNQMFCVWAHDLIQHGPGFSTGKIYFCISPRLDTASPNSIPVGLEDDSEYLDEWLMLFLRPFLVSPPGLNRLRNAEEFKEKLAHALLLEENLEVISIWSPSFLRVQLDYIQTHRVRLWKELKNKMSAKRSKLLLEPEIPWKLLWQELKLISCWDSANAADGAGFLRSLFPGVMVQGKGLLATEAPMTIPLIEAKGCVPMLDQVFFEFEDGEGKIHRLHEIVAGIDYEIIISQKGGLYRYRIGDRVRVSHFYQGTPCLEFLGRNQATSDLVGEKLHSEFVRSVIEDLALEKTFFKSLVPVRKPVDRYILLLDTAKESPDAIAQRLDDALMRSHQYRQARLLGQLAPARVLVSRQIPEILTLYGMRAGKKWGDLKHPLLAIAPLEEELLVELEKASQNNCFR, encoded by the coding sequence ATGCGCCCTATTGTCAAGCTTTTCGGACAACTTCTTTCCCCCTACGCCAAGGGCTTCTTGCAAGCACTAGAAAATCCTGAAAGAACGCAGCAATCCGTTCAAGAGGAAATTGTAGACAATCTTGCCAAGAGTGAATATGGCAAATTTTTAGGTATCCGATCGGTTGCAGATTGGCATCGCATTCCGATTGTTAACTACGACGATCTCAAAGAGTGGATCGAGCGGCAAAAAACAACCCAGCAGCCAATCTTGACACCAGAATCGATTCTCTTTTACGAAAAGACTTCCGGAAGTAGTGGCTCGGCAAAATCCATTCCTTACACCAAATCTCTTCGAGCTACCTTTAACCAGATGTTCTGTGTTTGGGCACATGATCTGATTCAGCATGGCCCAGGATTTTCTACGGGTAAGATATACTTCTGCATCTCTCCCCGGCTTGATACTGCAAGCCCAAATAGCATTCCCGTCGGATTGGAGGATGATTCGGAGTATCTGGACGAATGGTTAATGTTATTTCTTCGTCCTTTTCTGGTTTCTCCTCCCGGATTGAATCGCCTTCGCAATGCAGAGGAATTCAAGGAGAAACTTGCCCACGCGCTCCTACTCGAAGAAAATCTGGAAGTTATCTCGATTTGGAGTCCAAGTTTCCTTCGCGTACAACTCGACTACATCCAGACGCATCGAGTACGACTGTGGAAAGAACTCAAAAACAAAATGTCAGCAAAGCGCTCTAAACTCCTCTTGGAGCCAGAGATTCCGTGGAAGCTGCTTTGGCAAGAATTGAAGCTTATTTCCTGCTGGGATAGCGCGAATGCTGCGGATGGTGCAGGATTTTTGCGATCGCTGTTTCCGGGTGTCATGGTGCAGGGAAAAGGACTCCTCGCCACCGAAGCACCGATGACGATTCCCCTAATTGAGGCAAAGGGATGCGTCCCGATGCTCGATCAGGTGTTCTTTGAGTTTGAGGATGGAGAGGGGAAAATCCACCGACTCCACGAGATTGTGGCGGGGATTGACTACGAGATAATTATTTCTCAGAAAGGGGGATTATATCGCTACCGAATTGGCGATCGCGTGCGCGTCAGCCACTTTTATCAAGGAACGCCGTGTCTGGAATTTTTGGGGAGAAATCAGGCGACAAGCGATCTCGTGGGTGAGAAGCTGCATTCTGAATTCGTGCGTTCTGTCATTGAGGATTTGGCGCTAGAAAAAACGTTTTTCAAGAGTTTGGTGCCTGTCAGAAAGCCGGTGGATCGTTATATTCTTTTGCTCGACACTGCCAAAGAATCACCCGATGCGATCGCGCAACGATTAGATGATGCTTTGATGCGATCGCACCAGTATCGACAAGCTCGACTTTTAGGACAGCTGGCTCCAGCGCGGGTGCTGGTCTCAAGACAAATCCCGGAAATTCTCACCCTGTATGGGATGCGAGCTGGCAAGAAATGGGGAGACTTGAAACATCCTCTGTTAGCGATCGCACCCCTTGAGGAAGAATTACTCGTCGAACTAGAAAAAGCCTCTCAGAACAATTGTTTTCGCTGA
- a CDS encoding acyl transferase — protein sequence MTFLGTILSCFPALVILIAIASFLGICFFPGIFSISALFLSLYGFPLLVYRLHERFYPVKEGISYLGSKEYSPWWGSHQIQVIYIAFPALETLLRLIPGAFSLWLRLWGAKIGKSVYWTPQLEIADRGLIEVGDRAVFGHGVGIYPHIIKPRKQDLMLYVKKVKIGSNVFLGAWNHIGPGVVVEEGTYVPVATHIYPNKKFK from the coding sequence ATGACTTTCCTCGGCACAATCCTCTCCTGTTTTCCCGCCTTAGTTATCCTGATTGCGATCGCGTCTTTTCTGGGGATCTGCTTCTTTCCAGGAATCTTCAGCATCTCGGCTCTTTTCCTTTCTCTGTACGGGTTTCCCCTGTTGGTGTATCGCCTCCACGAGCGTTTTTACCCAGTCAAGGAAGGGATCAGCTATCTAGGCAGCAAAGAGTATTCACCCTGGTGGGGAAGTCACCAAATCCAAGTTATCTACATTGCGTTTCCAGCGCTGGAAACTCTGCTACGCCTGATTCCCGGTGCTTTTTCTCTATGGCTGAGACTGTGGGGAGCCAAGATTGGTAAAAGCGTTTACTGGACGCCACAGTTAGAAATTGCCGATCGCGGACTGATTGAGGTAGGCGATCGCGCAGTTTTCGGTCACGGAGTAGGCATCTACCCCCACATCATCAAACCTAGAAAACAGGACTTGATGCTGTATGTCAAAAAAGTGAAAATCGGCAGCAATGTCTTCCTAGGAGCCTGGAATCACATTGGCCCCGGAGTTGTAGTTGAGGAAGGAACCTACGTTCCGGTTGCGACCCACATTTATCCCAACAAGAAATTCAAGTGA
- a CDS encoding sterol desaturase family protein — translation MGVFLTFAVLMTLTVANQRSFTALRMRTYEDWILDAVGLFFQGVLIPILQLTVVYHLYHYLLPSDRALLALPPVAAFLLSFVFVDYIYYWNHRLLHNRWLWSLHAVHHTSTEMNVLSTSRNTLWTSFLIVYLWVHALFIYLLQDPTWYIAGVSLSSALDLWRHSTITPTPNSSLYRWLSTLLILPQDHAWHHASSSVCGNYGANFKLWDWMHGTYYKSDRVPDSLGVKINLTLTQKLLWPWKN, via the coding sequence ATGGGAGTATTCTTGACTTTTGCGGTCTTAATGACGCTGACTGTGGCGAATCAGCGCAGTTTTACCGCCTTGCGAATGAGAACCTATGAGGACTGGATTTTAGATGCTGTTGGTCTGTTTTTTCAGGGTGTTCTCATCCCAATTCTTCAGCTCACAGTAGTTTACCATCTGTACCACTATCTTCTACCCAGCGATCGCGCCTTGCTTGCTCTGCCTCCAGTCGCGGCATTCTTGCTGAGCTTCGTGTTTGTGGATTACATCTACTACTGGAACCATCGCTTGCTACATAATCGGTGGCTCTGGTCTCTCCACGCGGTTCATCATACCAGCACCGAAATGAATGTCTTGTCTACTTCTAGAAATACTCTGTGGACGAGCTTTTTGATCGTCTACTTATGGGTTCACGCTCTATTTATTTATCTGCTGCAAGATCCCACATGGTACATCGCCGGTGTCAGTCTTAGCTCAGCTTTAGACTTGTGGCGTCACAGCACCATAACTCCAACACCAAACTCTTCGCTGTATCGCTGGTTATCGACTTTGCTGATACTACCTCAAGATCATGCTTGGCACCATGCGAGTAGCTCAGTTTGTGGCAATTACGGAGCCAACTTTAAGCTTTGGGATTGGATGCACGGAACGTATTACAAAAGCGATCGCGTACCGGATTCTTTGGGGGTCAAAATCAACCTCACCTTAACTCAGAAGCTACTGTGGCCTTGGAAGAATTAG
- a CDS encoding Rieske 2Fe-2S domain-containing protein — protein sequence MKFEDFWYVVALSEQLKPNTVLERTVLGEWLAVFRGDDGKPVALRDRCMHRNSRLSKGKVCQGMLQCPYHGWVYDKTGKVVAVPAEGEDFKVTHARRTQHYDTREQDGYVYVRLAQKPSEEFEPFQMPYYGKPGWETVRVINRFRNNVTNCAENFIDIPHTASVHPGVFRTSRKQKLEMMVERRDGSVFAEYRNETTNLGWYTRFLNRKGYEIRHTDSFHMPNVTSVEYDMAPKRRLFITSQSIPEAEDSTLVYTDVTFNYGIWNKIARPFVRWTAQYIIRQDVEALGIQQEVIEKYGTQFANTPADTIHVLVESIRSKIEAGEDPRTLLDKSVQVTFWV from the coding sequence GTGAAATTTGAAGATTTCTGGTATGTTGTGGCACTCAGCGAACAACTAAAGCCGAATACTGTGCTAGAACGCACGGTTTTGGGGGAATGGCTGGCAGTTTTTCGAGGAGATGACGGAAAACCAGTGGCATTGCGCGATCGCTGTATGCACAGAAATAGCCGTCTCTCTAAAGGAAAAGTCTGTCAGGGAATGCTCCAATGTCCCTACCACGGCTGGGTTTACGACAAAACTGGGAAGGTAGTCGCTGTCCCCGCAGAGGGAGAAGATTTTAAGGTGACTCATGCTCGTCGCACTCAGCATTATGACACTAGAGAGCAGGATGGATACGTCTATGTGAGGCTGGCACAAAAGCCGAGTGAGGAGTTTGAGCCTTTTCAAATGCCTTACTACGGAAAGCCTGGATGGGAGACGGTACGGGTTATTAACCGTTTTCGGAACAACGTTACCAACTGTGCGGAAAATTTTATCGATATTCCTCACACCGCCTCGGTTCACCCTGGGGTATTTCGCACCTCTCGCAAGCAAAAGCTGGAAATGATGGTAGAGAGGCGAGACGGCTCAGTTTTCGCAGAATACCGCAACGAAACGACAAATCTCGGCTGGTATACCCGCTTTCTAAATCGGAAAGGTTACGAGATCCGGCACACAGATAGCTTTCATATGCCAAACGTTACCAGCGTGGAATACGATATGGCACCGAAAAGAAGGCTTTTTATTACTAGCCAATCGATTCCGGAAGCGGAGGACTCTACTCTCGTCTATACCGACGTCACTTTTAACTACGGCATTTGGAACAAGATTGCGCGTCCGTTTGTTCGCTGGACTGCCCAATATATTATCCGTCAGGATGTGGAAGCGCTTGGTATTCAGCAAGAGGTAATCGAAAAGTACGGCACCCAGTTTGCCAATACGCCAGCTGACACAATCCACGTCCTAGTTGAATCGATTCGGAGCAAGATTGAAGCAGGAGAAGATCCTAGAACTCTCTTGGATAAGTCTGTTCAAGTAACCTTCTGGGTTTAA
- a CDS encoding 2Fe-2S iron-sulfur cluster-binding protein, which yields MNEQCCIIRFPGTDYSPLTLEKHSNLSEHLTVQNSPVLFGCRTGICGTCLVVIKGKIPAPSEDEKEVLETLAPGNNQVRLACQLDLSSDLEIFAFDNKE from the coding sequence ATGAATGAGCAATGCTGTATCATCCGCTTTCCAGGGACAGATTATTCTCCCCTAACCTTGGAGAAGCACTCTAATCTTTCGGAGCATCTGACGGTGCAAAATTCTCCGGTACTCTTTGGATGTCGTACCGGGATTTGTGGGACGTGCCTTGTAGTTATAAAAGGGAAGATTCCTGCTCCAAGTGAAGATGAAAAGGAGGTGTTGGAAACTCTAGCGCCAGGAAATAATCAAGTAAGGTTGGCTTGTCAGTTGGATCTCAGCAGTGACCTTGAAATCTTTGCTTTTGATAATAAAGAATGA
- a CDS encoding aromatic ring-hydroxylating dioxygenase subunit alpha — MKIFNNWDVVAKGWYIACPSRELPQGKATSLEICGQKIVVFRGQNGKVRALDAYCPHLGTDLGIGRVDGNLMRCFFHHWAFDGEGNCQDIPCQSAIPEKARLQSYATDEKYGLIWVYPDSKAPEGVAEFDELKGKSIVTVYDKAFERNCHHHICMMNGIDAQHLQTVHKVDINMNLSLHQNQSGNVIDFTLQGEFPKTTRRERLGRKIVGDTYEYSMRYADGCIGLLTMMKNVRLFPSLHMIYAYTPVAPGRTRIQPIYVAEKRKGMFGWLVTQLLLLFTRLAYYALKGEDGQIYDNIRYNPNALLSIDTPLVKYMHYVNQLKVSLWSKDFNITK, encoded by the coding sequence ATGAAAATATTTAACAATTGGGATGTTGTTGCCAAAGGCTGGTATATTGCTTGCCCTAGCCGAGAACTTCCTCAAGGCAAAGCAACATCCTTGGAAATATGCGGACAAAAAATTGTTGTCTTTCGCGGACAAAATGGGAAAGTTCGCGCTTTAGATGCTTATTGTCCTCACCTGGGAACCGATTTAGGAATTGGGCGCGTTGATGGAAATCTCATGCGCTGTTTCTTTCATCATTGGGCGTTCGATGGAGAAGGCAATTGCCAAGATATTCCCTGTCAATCGGCGATTCCTGAAAAAGCTCGCCTTCAATCTTATGCTACTGATGAAAAATACGGTTTGATTTGGGTGTATCCAGATTCAAAAGCACCAGAAGGTGTAGCAGAATTTGATGAACTTAAAGGCAAGTCAATTGTAACAGTATACGACAAAGCATTTGAGCGGAATTGTCATCATCACATTTGTATGATGAATGGCATTGATGCTCAACATTTACAAACTGTTCACAAAGTAGATATCAATATGAATCTATCCTTGCATCAGAATCAATCTGGCAATGTGATAGATTTTACCCTTCAAGGGGAGTTTCCTAAAACGACTCGGAGAGAACGGCTGGGACGAAAAATTGTCGGCGATACTTATGAGTATTCTATGAGATATGCCGATGGCTGCATCGGACTTTTGACGATGATGAAGAATGTTCGGCTTTTTCCTTCACTGCACATGATCTATGCCTATACTCCAGTTGCGCCTGGAAGAACCCGCATTCAACCGATTTATGTAGCAGAGAAAAGAAAAGGAATGTTTGGGTGGTTGGTGACGCAACTATTACTCTTATTCACACGTCTAGCATACTATGCCTTGAAAGGGGAAGATGGGCAAATTTATGACAATATTCGTTATAATCCCAACGCACTTCTGAGTATTGATACGCCATTGGTTAAGTATATGCATTATGTGAATCAACTTAAAGTTTCTCTATGGTCTAAAGATTTTAATATTACAAAATAA
- a CDS encoding P-aminobenzoate N-oxygenase AurF has translation MLLEDPKVYQQLQINEPKGNTLLENSKVYRKLQINHTRNKQQDHTQLLDEAAASFRYEDCKDEYWNPEEFSLLYGTPLWEQASVSQRVILNQLYWVAYYSQIVSAEIATIYFNQTSAAGLYAQEDFRLVCDTLDLESAQERAHISAFRKISSEVETQLFGKRVFSYPMRGPFAETMIFADTNALKTWWKKLQLQSFGMLSAGNTFLACQYFTVRGIRTLNGKLVQHKLSNYYQKHPNSENAPIPSKISFYHFMDESFHFNSSTILSHNVVKCLKPPTAFEKLVANLGIRGCQRDHYHFSVAINGIFWYDPALYSAIYEVLRSPIFGMSDPEAKEMMRLCFTEESEGLHLSYKTRTEAMDSYKVYLEKVDYAWASNREMSIMAANSIPQYLATQKKAIGNW, from the coding sequence ATGCTTCTAGAAGACCCAAAGGTTTACCAACAACTTCAGATTAACGAACCGAAAGGCAATACCCTTCTAGAGAACTCAAAAGTCTATCGCAAGCTTCAGATCAACCACACGCGCAATAAACAGCAGGATCATACGCAACTGCTCGACGAAGCCGCAGCATCTTTCCGATATGAAGACTGCAAAGATGAGTATTGGAATCCGGAAGAATTTTCCTTACTCTACGGAACTCCGCTGTGGGAACAAGCGAGCGTAAGCCAAAGAGTAATCTTAAACCAACTTTATTGGGTGGCTTACTATTCGCAGATCGTTTCCGCAGAAATTGCCACGATTTACTTTAATCAGACTAGCGCCGCCGGACTTTACGCCCAGGAAGACTTCCGCCTAGTTTGCGATACGCTCGACTTAGAATCTGCTCAGGAAAGGGCACATATCAGCGCCTTCCGAAAAATCTCTAGCGAGGTGGAAACACAGCTTTTTGGCAAGCGCGTCTTCAGCTATCCTATGCGCGGGCCGTTTGCAGAGACAATGATTTTTGCTGACACCAACGCTCTCAAGACGTGGTGGAAAAAACTCCAGTTGCAAAGCTTTGGAATGCTCTCAGCAGGCAATACTTTCCTCGCTTGCCAATACTTCACCGTACGGGGTATCCGGACGTTAAACGGTAAGCTGGTGCAGCATAAGCTCAGCAACTACTACCAAAAACATCCCAACTCAGAAAACGCTCCCATTCCCTCGAAAATTTCCTTTTATCACTTCATGGATGAGAGTTTTCACTTTAACAGCTCTACGATTCTTTCCCATAACGTGGTGAAGTGTCTTAAGCCGCCAACTGCTTTCGAGAAGTTAGTGGCCAACTTGGGGATACGCGGCTGTCAGAGAGATCACTATCATTTTTCAGTCGCGATTAACGGTATCTTTTGGTACGACCCCGCCCTCTATTCGGCGATTTACGAGGTATTGCGATCGCCTATTTTTGGAATGAGCGACCCAGAAGCCAAAGAAATGATGCGATTGTGCTTCACAGAGGAATCTGAAGGGCTGCACCTCAGCTACAAAACCCGTACAGAAGCGATGGATTCCTACAAAGTTTACCTCGAAAAAGTTGACTACGCTTGGGCAAGTAACCGGGAGATGTCCATCATGGCTGCTAATTCTATTCCCCAGTACCTCGCTACTCAAAAGAAGGCAATTGGTAATTGGTAA